In the Triticum aestivum cultivar Chinese Spring chromosome 2B, IWGSC CS RefSeq v2.1, whole genome shotgun sequence genome, TCGACAAGTATCTCACAAAGAATGACAAGTTCCACCGCCTCGACGGCACCGCCGTCGACGCTCCATTCATGCGCGGTCTCGGCATGCACAGCATCGCCTGCCACGATGGCTTCAAGGTGCTCCAGCTCCGCTACGAGGAAGGGCGCCGCACGATGTGGTCGCCCGGGCCAATTTACTCCATGTGTGTATTCCTTCCCGACGCGTGCGACGGGCTGTGGCGGCTCACCGACAAGATCGTCTGCAACCCTGACTTTCTGCGCCAGCATCTGCCGAGGAGCACCGTCCTGGTCGACGACTTCCGGATGCCTAAATTCAAGGTCACCTTCGGCATGACAATGAACAACGTTCTCCAGGAGATGGGGGTCAAGGAGGTGTTTGAGCTGGGGAAGGCCGACCTGTCCGACATGGCGGAGGACGGTGCAAGGAGGAAGCTGGCACTGGAGCAGGTGATCCACAGGGCTGTCATCGAGGTGAACGAGGAAGGCACGGAGGCCGCGGCGGCCACTTACTCGATGGCACCCATGTGCTCACCGAACCCAGCACCGCCTCCGCCGCGTGTGGACTTTGTTGCTGACCATCCGTTTACCTTCTTCGTCGTCGAGGAGGTGTCCGGCGCGATCCTGTTCGCTGGGCACGTCCTTGACCCCACCATCAAGTGATGAAGCAGGGAGGAGCAATAATTCTACGCTCACGCGAACTTCCGAAATCTTTGCGTACGTACATGTAGCATTCCAACGGGCGCGACGCAGCCGGAGTTGCAATGCAGCGGTGGAGCTCTTGTCGGGTGGCTACAATGCAGCGCTCGCGACACTGCAGAGAGGCTGTCGGTACTTCGATGTGGCGCTCGTTGACAACTGCGGTATTGTGATGTAGCATCGACGGCTGCGGTGAAGCATTGCCGGGCCTCCGGTGATGCGTTGGAGCATCGCCCTAATGGATGTGACGCGAGAGGAGGATGCATGGCAAGCTAGAGGAGGAAGACATGATGTTGTGATCCTGCAATGTGACGACCACTCACGCCTGAATCAGACGGCTGATTTCTTTCTAAGATCAGTCGGCTTATGTGTAGCAGCCGCCTATTATGTCGGAAGCGCATTGACACAGGACGAAACATTTCGATATGCTCTTGAACATGAAGAATCACATTGAACCATTTTGGCATAACTCTAACAACTTTTCCCCTTTCCATGAAACATGGTAAAACTATATGAACACAGTGATGCATGTTAAAACACGAAAGAACCTATTGAAACTTGGTAAGCATGCATGTTAAATACAAACTTGTAATATTATGTTTGAAGCACATTTATAAAATTTTACCAAGTTCCCTATGTATATGTATATAGTTTTTGTGGTTTGATAAAGTTTCATCATTGGTGAAAATAATAATGGAAAATGAAGTAAAAATAGCATTGATGATGTCATCAGACCGATTTAATTTTATTACTCCATATACTACTCCCTATGTCCAAATATTGACGGAAGTCATATCTAGCTGATGTTCGCTGGGAGAGTGATGGCAAACGGTGGTAGTTTTAATTCCGAGACGAGATCAAACAGTGGTAGTTTTAAAAAAATTCCCATCCCTGATAGAAACTGCCATCTCGTTCAGAAGAAATTGTCATCCCTCTCAACTATAAATGCCAGCAAAATGACTAACTATTGTGCTACAGGCGGCTACAATTCATGAATTCGAGGAAAGATTTTACATATCAATATTTCAGTAGGTAGAAAAGCCAAACAAACTAAGCTTATTTTGCTGTCCTCCAATAAACGCAAGGAACCTAAAAAACTTTGCCGGACTAACCAATACTCCTACGAGAGATGAAGTAGAAAATTTGACCTAGCGTCCGTAATAACCAGAACCTGCGGCACCTCCTCTTCACGATGCCTCGTGCAGGGCAGGTCATGCCATCAGTGCGCACGTTCTGGGTGCAGCACGGCCACGTCGCACAAATCGACGCCGCCGGCGTCACCAACCCGCCTTCCCATGCACGACACCAGCAACCCGTCGCCGCCGTGGCCGGCCCGATGTCCTGTCCGGATCGCCTACTTCACATTTCGTAAGGCGTGAAGCTCTTTCGTGCATGAAAAGAGGCATGCACGCGCTGCCAAAAGATCGAGCCCCTTGAGTTCCTACATACAAAGTTCACAGATACGACCAACCACGCATCACACACCAACTCGTGCTCCATTACCGAGTACCCCCACCATCGAATTAATCTACAAAACAACAaaaagctcaatggcatttgattGAACACTTGCCAGGTGTGGTCTCCGCCATGGACATCGTCGGCAGCGGGCGGAGGGTATCTGGCTACGGAGAGATCCTGGGTGGACGGCGACGTAGTCCAAGTAGGGCAAAcgagttggtggtggtggtgggtggggCTGACTTCCTACGATGCCTGGACGGCGGCTGGATTGGTACAACGGCGGTAACAGATGAGGAGGATGTGTACGCAAAGCAAGGGACAGGCAGAGTGAAAGAAAAGTGGACCGGGGGTGTCGGAGTATTACGTGGcggcggtccggactcccgcaaagtgCCCCGCCTCCATAGTTTGCCTCCGGTTTATGGCAAAACGAACGTCCGAATCAGAACGCGGACCGATAGGATACCACGTTGGATGACAAAATGGGTCGGGACCGTTTGAGCCGAACGGAGTGGAGTTGTTtgaacgttggagatgcccttaatgtGGATGGCCCTACGGTTGGACGCGTACTGTGCAAGTTAGGTGATGATTTAGAGACACTTTAAGAAGTGCCAACTGTCAACCACTCACAATAATACTCCACGCCAACTGTAAACAAGCGTGGTTGGATAAGAAGATCTATACTACCACCGACAGAGGCAGCCTCGGCAAGAAGCAGAGCAGAGAGCGATGGCCGCGGCTGCGGGGAGCGGCGGCGTGGTGAAGCACCTCGTCCTCGCGCGGTTCAAGGaggaggcgacgccggaggcgcTGGACCAGCTCATCCGCCGCTACGCCGGCCTCGTCGACGCCGTCCCCTCCATGAAGGCATTCCACTGGTGAATATATATATCCTCCCGCTCAATCCTTGCATTGCATACTGTCGCACACCTCTGTGCCTGCCTCGCTCCATTGGTCAGCTGTTGCTCGGGTTGCGCACGGTAGGTGCCCGACGAGTTCCGTGCCTGTTCTGGTTCTGGGCTCTGATTCTTCCATATGCATGCGGCCATTAGTTTGGAAACCATTTGATTAGTTTTATGTAGAAGGGATTCAAGTAGCAGACGAGCTGTTTTTCTTGGATCCAACAGGGGAACCAGTGTATTCAGATCAGTAAACTCAAACTAACATGTAAATGTAATTCAGCTAATGGATCTCAAGAAGAAAGTTGGTGCTGTAATTCACCAACCCCAGCTCTGCTCTAATAACTTCTTGAGACCCAGGGTGCGCAATGTGATCCCCATGATCTTCTTTTTTAGGTAATATATTGCAAATATCTTGACATGGCATCTTGGACATTTAGCTTATGATGTTCCTATTTACAATATGAAGTTTACACGGTAAGAAAATTTAATTCAGCTAATGGATCTCAAGGAGAAAGACATTGCTACAGTTTACCAACCTCAGCTCTGCTGAAACAACTTCTTTAGCCTTAGGTGCCCAATGTGTGATCCCCATGAACTTCTTTTCTCAATTAGAGTCAAATAAGTTGTATAGTACTACAAATATCTTGGAATTGCATCTTGAACATTCAATGTCATGTGGTTTAGCTTATCATGTTATTATTTACAGTGTAAACTTTACACGGTCATATTTATTAATTGCGCAAAAGGAATAAATTGAAAGACCCCATGACAATGTCAGAAAAACTCGTATATTCCGGTTAATATGCCCTCAATGTATCCATTGTTGAAATTGTGTCGACCATGAAAACGAGTACCGCCCGTGGGACATTCACAAGTTTCAACTCGTTTTTTTTCAGAGTTTATATGTCAATTGTTTATTCTTTGTTTGGTATTCAGGGGAACCGATGTGACCGTGCTAGACACGCACGAAGGGTTCACGCACGTCTTCGAGTCCACTTTTGAAAGCGCAGAGGGAGTCAAGGAGTACATTGCACACCCATCACATGTAGAGTTTGTAGATGAATTCTTGGCTTTGGCGGAGAAAATGCTCATAGTGGATTACAAGCCGGCAGCTACCAATTAGTAGTGATTTCGGCAGAGTGAGGTCCTGTGAGCTTCTTTTGTCGCCCTCGGTGATATTTTgtttgtgtttgaaattcattttgtACCTTGTGCTAAATAAATCTGGCTGGCATGTTTTATATCTCTTGAGAGTGACTGTTGAACTTAGTGGGACTGTGTTTCCTCTTTGCATGATACAATTTGGTGCTACTGTAGTTTGGATATTATCTCCTATAGTTTAAAATAAGTCAGGCAATCCAGTTTTTCGTAGCGCTTACAACTATTAAAAATCTTGCACGGGCTCTGCTTTCATTTAGAATCTGCATTTTCCGTTTTGTTAAAGCATCAGCAACATGTGTTTAATGTTAACCACCAAAGATTACATATACTTTAGTAGGAAAATGTGGTGCACTCCTCTTCTATTGGGCTTTCTAGATGGCGAGGTACTTGTCCACCTTGGCGATGAGGGGGCGGAAGTTAACAAGCTTGTCGGTGGAGAGAGGGAGCCCAAGGTAGCTTTGGGGGATCAAGGTGAGCTGGCAAGGAGATCATGGTGCTCTTCCCGAGGTTGATTGGCAACCTAGTTGCACTCTATAAAAGGTCGAAAGTTTGCCTCCGGTGAGACGTAACAGATGGGGACCCTTGGATGATGACAAGGGTGTCATCTACATACTGGATGATGGAGCAAGGCATGTCGTCTAGTAGGAGATGCTGCACATGGTCGTCCCGACATTTATTGTAGATGAGACGCTAGAAGACATCTGCAACGAGGATGAATGAGTAGGGGAAAAGAGGGCCACCTTGCCTATTCCCCCAACGTCAGAGCATCCACCGCCCCGAAATCCCGTTAAGTAGGATCGCGGACCGATGCGAGGTTAGGATTTGGACAACCCAACCTATCCACTTGGAGAAACCTCACACATCAAGGGTGTCGAAGAGGACCCCTCATATCGCCTAGTCGAATGCTTTTGCAAAGTCAACTTTGTTGACAAGGGGTGTGAGCAGTTCGTTTGTTGCAGAGCTAGGTGATCCTTGAGGCATAGAAGAAATTTTTCAGagatgccccccccccctccctccctccctctgatGTTGCCTATTTGGTCTAGGTCAATGAGAGTCGTTGCATCCGGGTGCAACATGTTGAACACTCTCAGCGAGTCCCTTGACACTAGCATTTTGCAATAAGATAGGGCAGATGGAGCTTAGAGCAAGCACTCCATCTTTCTTAGGCAACAAACGATGTACGCCCCATCGATCCCCTCAAGATCTGCGACCCTAGCATGAAAATCGTTCGCTAGGTCTAGGGGAAGAACCTCAAACTTGAAAGCACGATAGAAGGCTTGAATGAAGATTTCCTCGTCATGGCCGAGGCCCCTCTCAATCCGCACTGAAAGGAACCCTAGATTTCCTCGTCGGAGAAGGGGCGTCGAGGCGATCGTAGTGAAATCCGATGAGCCCCTCCCATAAAGGCCAATGACGCTAAAACCCAGACGGACTCGGCCGAGGAGCTCAGCAGTGCAGAGAAGAAGGCGTGCAACACGGCTTGTTGTCGACGTCGACAGGAGGGGTGCAACCccaccttactagtactccctccgtccgaaaatacttgtcatcaaaatagataaaaaaggatgtatctaaaactaatatacatctagatacgtCCCCttctattcattttgatgacaagtatttccggacggaaggAGTACTACGCACTGCACATGTTTGCGGTAAGAGAACACCAACAAAACAAATGCAGCAAATTGTATCACTGTAACAGAGGGGTTCTTTTTTTAGGGGCATCACTGCACCAGAGGTAAACCAGCCAGCTCTCCGATCCCCACACGATCCTTATCCCGGGGAAAAAATCGTTTGTTTATGCCCCCATGATTACCCTGGTGGGCCGCGAGTGCTGCCCATGCCCATGATACCACGATCGTCGATCCCGCTCTGATCTTGTCAAACGCCACCAACCCCAGGATCCCAGATCCGCGCACAGCTGGGTAAACCCATCCGCTCCACGCCAAACTGTACAAAGCGCGCGGTGGCCGGACAAGAAAGAAGCTCACCGAGAAACCACACCACCGTCCAccgagcacacaagcaagcaagcaagcggggaggagaggagaCGGCGGTGCGCGGCGGCGGCCAGCAGCACGAACAAGCCGGGAGCGGcgatggctgcggcggcggggagcggcggcgTGGTGAAGCACCTCGTCATCGTGCAGTTCAAGGAGGACGTGACCCCGGAGCGGCTGGACGGGCTCATCCGCGGCTACGCCGGCCTCGTCGACAAGGTCccctccatgaaggccttccactggTACGCCACCTGCCCTCACCGCCACCACCAACCCCCTGTCGGTTCACGCACCTCCGGCCTCTGCCGCCTTTCTGCTGCACTGTTGCTGTAGCTGCTCGGGCTGCGCCCGGCAGGTGCTCGACGAATTGCCTGCCTGGGCTCTGGTTCTTCCCTGCGCGGCTGCTGGCTTGGAAGCCATGTGATCGCTCTAAAAATGACGGATTCAAGTAGTAGTAAACCAGCTACTATTTCTCTTGGATCCAACAGGGGAACCAAACCAGTGTGGTCAAACCAACAAGTAAAGCTGATGCAGCCAATGCAAACTACTCAAGCATCTCTCATGTTACAAATGCCTTGACAGGACATCTTCAACATTTAGCCTCATGTGGTTtgatttatgatttttttttgctgGTGATATTGAGTTGGCATGGCTATAATCTATTCATTCGCAACAAGAATGAATCAAAGCTTCCCCTCACAATGGCACAACAACTCGTGTCTGCCAGTTTACATTATGCCCTCAAATGTGCCCGTTTGTCGAAACCAACCTTGAAACCAAGCTATCACACCCTGTCAGACACTCACGAGTTTTCAGCCTGTTCTCATTTTCGCAAAGCTGAAACATCAATTTTGCGTTCTTTCTTTGGCTTGCAGGGGAACCGATGTGAGCATAGAGAACATGCATCAGGGGTTCACGCACGTCTTCGAGTCCACCTTCGAAAGCACGGAGGGAGTCAAGGAGTACGTTTACCACCCAGCACACGTCGAGTTTGCAACTGATTTCTTGGGTTCAACGGAGAAAGTCCTCATAATCGACTTCAAGCCGGCAGCGGTCAACTAATGGCTTCGGCCAAGTGAGACGCCGAGGACTTCTGTTGCCGCCTGCCTTATCGGTGCTGCTTCTGTGTGTTTGTGTCCGAATTTCATCTCGTATTCACCAGCTATGTACCTTGTGCTAAATAAATCTGTTCGACCTGTTGTATCTGTTGAGAATGAACGCTGGATTTGGTGTAACTGTGTTCTGACATTTTGTAGCACTTAATAATCAGTATTATGTGTGAAAGGTTCTTCTTTGTCGCTACTAAAGTACCAAGCAGTCTGTGTCAATCCGTAATGGCAATCATGGTAAATTATAAGAGCTCCTACGTTTTGCTGCTATCTTCGCCATGTGCATCTGGCAAATTGCGGTATCATCCACTTTATGACCCGCGTTATCTAGATAGTTTTGCATTTTGTGGTGCAACTTTGGGAACAAATTTGGCATAAGCATGTCCTATTGCTTTGCTTGCTTAAAACTTATATCAAGCAATTAactagttttttctttctttctaaaaACAGATTTTCTTGCTGTGCTGGATGGTATGCGCCCATGGCTGTCGTCGTGGTCGAACGGAGAACCATAGATGTTCCCTAGGCAGAGGGAACTGCACTGCTTTGCTGTTACTTGTTCAAAACAAGGAGTTGCTCTGCTTTTCGCGTGATTTCAACTAGGTCATGAAATCACCGGCATCTTCATCCCCTCTGGTGAATCGCCGCTGAATCATGCATATAATGTTTTATCAAACTGTTTTGTTAGTTCTTGTCTTCTTGGACTAAGGTACTCGTTACTCATTACTCATTACTCTCATTAGAAGCACTGTGGTGATAGCAAGAACGCTGAAAATAGGGTCTACTCTGTTTATAGGAAAAACAGATAGTTGTTTCACCATCTGAGATAGATGTACATCTGCTAGAGAAACTCCGGCGGAAAAAAAAAATACATTTAGGTGATAGAACACTATTAGCAGATGAAAATACCGTCAGATCACCCGGCCACTCATCACAATCATATATGTCATCTCATCAACCAAACACTCGCTGAATTTACGGTTCATGCACACCACAGTGTTGATGCACAAAGGTGTGCACACCCTCTTATTACAAGCACACACAAGCTAGAACTATAGTGCTTGCTTAACACACAAAGACAAGCTAACACACCTTGGTAAAAACATACCGTTTATTCATGACGCATGTAGCAGCACAAACACACTTCAAAGTTCAAACACACAGGCAGCTGGTAAGGGCTTAAGAAGTGGTGAGAAGAGAACAGGTAACAGCGATAAATGCTTCCCGCAGGCCGACCTCCCTTCTATTGGTGAACCACACGCCTAGTACCATAACAGATTATCTGAAAAATAAAGAAACAGAATCAAAAGCAATTACTAAGAACTATTTTGACACTTTATGGATCTGTGTAGCTAGTAAGAACAACAATCTGCACCAAACCTTAGAAGGGAGCCCCTTGGGATGGTCTTCTTGTAGTGAGCTGAGTGGCGTATTTCGAAGAGCGACGGGTCATGGCCAACATCGACGCCGTCCCACACGAGCTTATCCCACCAGTCCTTCTCACAGTCCACCACCGGCTTAGGATCTTGATGTGCTACAGCCGGTAGACGCCTCAGGCCCCAGCAATCCCTGAGACTGATCGTCTGTAATGCCGGTGCGGTCAGTTTGGCCTCGCAAACCTGCTCCAGGCTATGAAGATGGTATAGCTTGATGTGCTTCAGATTGTCGAATTTGACACCAGATGCGATTTCTTGAGGGCACCATTTGTCCAATGGGAAAACATGTCGAAGGTTACTGCAGTACGCAATCTGGAGGGTCTCCAAGCTATGCAAGATGAAGGAAATGGGGAGGACGAACACCAGCTGAGGGCAGTTGTGCAGGTATATGTGCTGCAGTTGTTTGAAACAACGACTACTGCTTTGAGTATTAATGCCTCTACCCCAGATGCAATAGGCCATCGGGAGATCAGAAGCTGAGAATGCCCTTATGTGTTCAAAGTTCATTTGTGCCCTCCAACATTTAAAAAGGATGTGGAGCTTTGGGCACCTCTCCACATGACACCATTCTAGGCCGCGCCAGATCCCTCCACGCTTTGGGGGAATAGCAGTGATGGATGAATTGTCATGCACATGCAACGATTGAACAAATGTCAAAACAAAATCTCTGAAATATCCGTTGTCATCTATACTCTCAAAGTTGTAGCTTCCTTCGCCAATCTCGATGTGCTTCTCCAAAGGTTGAAGCTGTCGACGGTCCCATAACAAGGACAAGCATTTGACATCCTTGACAAGGGCAATATCATTATAAAGAGACAACTTCCCTGTTGGAACCAAATTGGTTTCTTGGCTAGGGCAAACCTCCTCAATACTATTCGTGATGCTGGCTTGGCTATGATCCATACAAGTGATAAGGAGGTGTACCCTGGAGGAGTTAGGGTATATTTGACTTTTTATTCCTTGTATGGCTGGCCCTATGAACCTTCCATCTGTAAAGGCAATACAGGCCTTAAAGTCAAAGGATCCGTCCAGCATTGATCTTGTGGTTCCCCGTGTGTCTACATGTAGCACTTGCAATCTAGGGTATCCGTCCCAGATCAGGGCACGAAGTTGCTGACAACCCAATAGGAATAGCTTCCTGAGGCCTGGAACGCCCATTGCCTTGAGGTTGAGCACTTTAATGGATGTACTAGAGAGGTCCAGTTCCTTCAAATTGGGCAGTGCACGCAAGAATATTTTGTGCAATCGAACACAACCCTCTAGGGAGATCTTGGTCACCTTGGCTTTTAATTCCTTTTTCTGCAAGGCCACCTTggctgtttcttcttctttttgggagGCCACCTTggccttttcttttcctttattccTTTCTTGTGGGACCACCTTGGCTTTCTTCTCATCTAGATCTACCGGAGACTTGAGTCGTAATTCCCTTTGTGGCAGATCTATGAAAAGTGTCCAGTTGTCAGCTGGGCCAAAACCATCGAAGCTGAAACTCTCAAGCAGTGGAAGAGCTCCTTGGAGTACAATATGCTCCAAGCTGGAACAACCATCAAGAACAAGCATCTTCAAACTTATTGCTGATGACAATTCAGGTAATGATTCCATGCGAGTGTTGCCGGACAAGTCAAGGAGCTGCAGATCCATCATATCTATGGAAGAGAAACTGTCCACTGTGATGACATCTGAAGATTCGGTTACTCGGAGCTTGTGAAGTTTCTGTAGCCTTTTCCATGCATGACCGATAGTCTTCCATGAGACTCCCTTTGTATTTATCTCCCTGAGATTTGTCATCAGTTCAATCATCTGTGGAAATAAAACATATTCTGTGAAATGCAAGTCAAACACCAGCAGGTTGGGAAAAATTGATCCGCTGCCATACTCCTTCCTTGTGTTTGTGCAATGATCAAGCCAAAGGAATCTCAAGTTGTGGCAACACCGAAAAGGAGGATATGCAAAATCAAAGCTGCACTTGCTGAGTTTTAGCACACGGAGATTGGTAGCTAGGTGAAAAAAATCATAGCGTAGATAAATTGGATCATGTCCCTTGTAAGTTAGGAAATATGATGATGCACTATTGGGTACATAACACATGTCATGTGCGGTTTTTTTGTTTGAGGTAACTGAATACCAGCCATTATAGGGGTTTTCTCGCTGATTCAAATACCTTGCAAATGGTCCTTTTGCCGCTGAAGAATAGCCTAACCGTGATATCACTCCATATAATGCATTGCCAATCTCCCAAGCTCTGTCCCCTTGAAGGATTCCATCACAAATCCAGTAGTTGCAAGCGTGAGTATCCCAACCATAGTCGACACCGATGGCTGGGTTTTGTTGTGATTGTTTTGTCAGGAACGTTGAGTACAATAAGCAATCTAGAACTGTTGTCGGGTTGATGCCATCCATGCCGGTGTGATCAATCACTGCAGCCGCTTGTTTGTGAAAGAAAGCACACACCGGGTGACTACTATTTTTGATAGAGATGGAGTTGGAGACCATATCTTGAGGGCCAGAGTAGATGGTCATATCAATGTAAGTAGAAATGGACATCAACTTATGCAATCCGCTCACTGAGTAGGGAAATCTTCCATGATTGGTCCACAGCAATTTACCTTTACCAAACGGACCAACTTCAGGAATGCCACACTCTGCCAGATCAATATCTTCATCTCCCCCATAATGTAAAATCAGCAGAAACTTTTCATACATTAGAGATTCATAGATCACTCTTCCGATGCTTGCTATCACTTCCCTAGAGCTCTCATCTACCCCTCTAAAATCATCTTCTTCATCCTGCTCATCAAATAGTGCCATTACATGCTGAAGGTTCAAATCCTCCGCAATTGCCCTCTGCATGGCCCTTCTATTTTTCCATAGGGAGCAATCCACATGGATAATTCTGCCAATATGTCTTTTCATGTCAGGATCGCTTGTGGATCTTAAGGCTTTCGCTGTAGCTCTAAGAACAGCAGATGCTCCCAGACCCTCAGCATCCCAGCCACCAAAGCAAAATGCTTTAGCTTTGCCTTGTGTAGTACGGTCGCATTCACACAAAAGACCAAGCAATTGTTTGACGGCGTCGTCAAGATCCTTTGCTCTCTGCAGTAATAAAATGGCTGTTATATATGACTTCCACAACACATGCTTATATCAGTATTCAGTAGTTTGGTACTCTAGGTTGTACTAGCTATTTGCATATGACTAAACTAACGCCACAAGTGGTGCCATCATAAATAATATCATTCGGATTCGTTAGGGAGTGTCCCGTTTGGGAGTTTAAATAGAGTGGAACTATAAATAAgggttcaaaataaaagttcagatATCCTCACTTAATGTACATTGAGTTGTTGCGGTCCAAATTGCTGACTGCTAATCTAAACATGAGGATGATCAACACAATGGGCGTATATGATGCACACACCTGCTAACAAAATCAACAGTCTGATCCTAGGTCTTCCAGACATGTGGTGAGCTCCTTATGCCAATTTATAAATTTGCAAAGCATGCAGCTACTGCCTAGTGCCTACGCACTCAATTGACAAATTTATGATCGTGTGATTGCCTGCTGTATCTGCGTTCGTTGTGGCTGTGTAAAGCTAGAAGGATTCATTGGCCTGGCACCGGCTGTATTTCTGTCAGTTACTAGCTTATCACACCATAACTACCGGTCTTTTGAAATGACTGCATCACTAAGCAACCAAATTACACCATTCTCAATCGGCATACTTTGTAGAATTTGCTTTATCCACAGCAGAAATCTGGGGAGGCTTCTGCACAGGCCCCAAGCTACACTCTAGTAGATtataaatttatttatttatttagaaaaggaggaatatccccggcctctgcatctagacgatgcatacggccaatttattaattatgaaaacaagaccttacaaagtcgtacaacagtaagaccaaagccaccatctgagcagcctctgtcgctactcctatctagctgatgaaggggcgctgatggtctgggcctaataccaaacgaatctcgcagccaaacctaacatttaagacctgaggtcccaaccaggacgcctgccgggtatgggcacccaccagtccggcgtgctcctcaaccaggacgcctgccgggtatgaggccgccacagccacctgccacatatccatcttcagagctgtactgttgtaTCGGCCTTGCTCGGtctcgctgccgccgacgccaccacgacgccagacagcgtcgacctcctgcgcgtgtccgtcaccacacatctgatgccaagcctccgctgctccatgccgccaagagccgTCGCCAAGAATATGTAGAacgaaacaccgctccaccgaaaGGGAGGCAGCACACCCCCACCCCTCACCTGCAGACCCTTCCATCCGATCCCAATGTCCTTGGCGCCGCCTCCAGGAAGGTTACGGTGCACGGGGCGCCGCCGACGCCCGATCCGCATCGGATCTTGGGCTTTCACCCGGACATGGGTTGGAGTGGAGAG is a window encoding:
- the LOC123043247 gene encoding stress-response A/B barrel domain-containing protein HS1, translating into MAAAAGSGGVVKHLVLARFKEEATPEALDQLIRRYAGLVDAVPSMKAFHWGTDVTVLDTHEGFTHVFESTFESAEGVKEYIAHPSHVEFVDEFLALAEKMLIVDYKPAATN
- the LOC123040120 gene encoding uncharacterized protein, with amino-acid sequence MSREPRSHHLRAKDLDDAVKQLLGLLCECDRTTQGKAKAFCFGGWDAEGLGASAVLRATAKALRSTSDPDMKRHIGRIIHVDCSLWKNRRAMQRAIAEDLNLQHVMALFDEQDEEDDFRGVDESSREVIASIGRVIYESLMYEKFLLILHYGGDEDIDLAECGIPEVGPFGKGKLLWTNHGRFPYSVSGLHKLMSISTYIDMTIYSGPQDMVSNSISIKNSSHPVCAFFHKQAAAVIDHTGMDGINPTTVLDCLLYSTFLTKQSQQNPAIGVDYGWDTHACNYWICDGILQGDRAWEIGNALYGVISRLGYSSAAKGPFARYLNQRENPYNGWYSVTSNKKTAHDMCYVPNSASSYFLTYKGHDPIYLRYDFFHLATNLRVLKLSKCSFDFAYPPFRCCHNLRFLWLDHCTNTRKEYGSGSIFPNLLVFDLHFTEYVLFPQMIELMTNLREINTKGVSWKTIGHAWKRLQKLHKLRVTESSDVITVDSFSSIDMMDLQLLDLSGNTRMESLPELSSAISLKMLVLDGCSSLEHIVLQGALPLLESFSFDGFGPADNWTLFIDLPQRELRLKSPVDLDEKKAKVVPQERNKGKEKAKVASQKEEETAKVALQKKELKAKVTKISLEGCVRLHKIFLRALPNLKELDLSSTSIKVLNLKAMGVPGLRKLFLLGCQQLRALIWDGYPRLQVLHVDTRGTTRSMLDGSFDFKACIAFTDGRFIGPAIQGIKSQIYPNSSRVHLLITCMDHSQASITNSIEEVCPSQETNLVPTGKLSLYNDIALVKDVKCLSLLWDRRQLQPLEKHIEIGEGSYNFESIDDNGYFRDFVLTFVQSLHVHDNSSITAIPPKRGGIWRGLEWCHVERCPKLHILFKCWRAQMNFEHIRAFSASDLPMAYCIWGRGINTQSSSRCFKQLQHIYLHNCPQLVFVLPISFILHSLETLQIAYCSNLRHVFPLDKWCPQEIASGVKFDNLKHIKLYHLHSLEQVCEAKLTAPALQTISLRDCWGLRRLPAVAHQDPKPVVDCEKDWWDKLVWDGVDVGHDPSLFEIRHSAHYKKTIPRGSLLR
- the LOC123043246 gene encoding stress-response A/B barrel domain-containing protein HS1 gives rise to the protein MAAAAGSGGVVKHLVIVQFKEDVTPERLDGLIRGYAGLVDKVPSMKAFHWGTDVSIENMHQGFTHVFESTFESTEGVKEYVYHPAHVEFATDFLGSTEKVLIIDFKPAAVN